The following coding sequences lie in one Fusarium poae strain DAOMC 252244 chromosome 1, whole genome shotgun sequence genomic window:
- the PSF1 gene encoding DNA replication protein psf1 (BUSCO:48154at5125) — MYGDLGNKLVQHAKRTQNLAHLPPYQTEIVRAVTREVRDLDKDVGELLEPFQGSFDPSADQAVACTLLVNHLSMRRNKRCLLAYHRTRTDKLEEMVWNGLDVFDLAGQQVRDAGTSVTGSSGATSSSLSPQEEEYVRQYSDLLAAYKGQWTDIDLTGSLEPPRDLFIDVRVIKDAGEIQTEYGSITLTKNSQFYVRQGDVERLIAQGYLHKLG, encoded by the exons ATGTACGGAGACTTGGGCAACAAGCTG GTCCAACATGCCAAACGAACGCAGAACTTGGCGCATTTACCCCCATACCAGACCGAGATCGTCCGCGCCGTGACACGCGAAGTGAGGGATCTCGACAAAGATGTGGGAGAACTTCTCGAGCCTTTCCAAGGTTCATTTGACCCCAGCGCCGACCAGGCTGTTGCCTGTACACTTCTCGTGAACCATCTATCTATGCGAAGGAACAAAAGGTGTTTACTTGCCTATCACCGAACACGGACAGACAAGCTGGAGGAGATGGTATGGAATGGGTTGGATGTGTTTGATTTGGCCGGTCAACAAGTACGAGATGCAGGCACTTCTGTCACAGGGAGCAGTGGTGCGACGAGTAGCAGTCTGAGCCCACAAGAGGAGGAGTACGTTCGACAGTATAGCGACCTCCTAGCCGCATACAAAGGTCAATGGACGGATATCGATCTCACGGGTAGCCTGGAGCCGCCACGAGACTTGTTCATCGATGTACGAGTCATCAAGGACGCTGGAGAGATCCAAACAGAATATGG GTCTATCACTTTGACCAAGAACAGTCAGTTTTACGTGCGCCAAGGGGATGTCGAAAGACTTATTGCACAAGGATATCTGCATAAACTTGGTTGA
- a CDS encoding hypothetical protein (BUSCO:36476at5125): MDLPFPTDPREFDSDDRISFSKLDKKFIAVHDDGNEYEFDADSKRWILADEEPLEPPVTDAYDDFAEFASNEAAEDGSRKRKNGSGQDSETPEPSKPSRPNKKQKAPPQPKQNTAVYVTGLPPDTTVEEVHDLFSRKGGVIAEEIDSGAPRIKLYNDADGNFKGDALIVFFKPQSVEMAIMLLDDTDFRVTASGTREGRIKVQAADSSYKKVKYDQEAGVGGEKSNGAAERKPQNNRDRQKIIKKTQKLDAKLADWDDDLPYPGQPEAATKWDKLVILRHMFTLEELEEDPAALLEIKEDIREECAKLGTVTNVVLFDQEPEGIVSVKFKDAESARACINLMHGRRFDGRTVEAFLATGKEKFNKSKDEENHEDSD, from the exons ATGGATCTGCCGTTCCCTACAGACCCTCGCGAATTCGATAGCGATGATCGCATATCGTTTTCTAAGCTCGACAAGAAGTTCATCGCGGTTCATGACGATGGCAACGAGTACGAATTTGACGCCGATTCTAAGCGATGGATTCTTGCGGACGAAGAGCCATTGGAACCTCCAGTAACCGATGCGTACGACGATTTCGCCGAGTTTGCTTCCAATGAAGCTGCAGAGGACGGGTCAAGGAAACGCAAAAATGGATCGGGTCAGGACTCTGAG ACTCCCGAACCATCCAAACCTTCGCGGCcaaacaagaaacaaaaagcaCCTCCACAACCCAAGCAAAACACAGCCGTCTATGTAACTGGTCTGCCTCCCGATACAACTGTCGAGGAAGTCCACGATCTCTTCTCACGAAAGGGCGGTGTCATTGCGGAAGAAATCGATAGCGGTGCACCGCGAATCAAGCTTTATAACGATGCCGATGGGAATTTCAAGGGCGATGCTCTGATTGTTTTCTTCAAGCCCCAAAGCGTCGAGATGGCCATCATGCTTCTTGACGACACAGACTTCAGAGTCACTGCGAGTGGCACGCGCGAGGGACGGATAAAAGTACAGGCTGCTGATTCTAGTTACAAAAAGGTTAAGTACGACCAAGAAGCTGGTGTTGGCGGGGAGAAGAGCAACGGCGCAGCTGAGCGTAAGCCACAGAACAACCGCGACAGGCAAAAGATTATCAAGAAAACTCAGAAATTGGATGCAAAGCTGGCTGACTGGGATGATGATCTGCCGTACCCGGGACAGCCAGAGGCAGCGACCAAGTGGGACAAGCTTGTGATTCTTCGGCACATGTTCACTTTGGAAGAGCTCGAGGAGGACCCTGCTGCTCTGTTGGAAATCAAAGAGGATATCAGAGAAGAATGTGCCAAGCTGGGGACAGTGACGAACGTCGTGCTGTTTGATCAAGAGCCTGAGGGCATCGTCTCGGTCAAGTTCAAAGATGCAGAATCAGCCCGCGCATGCATCAATCTCATGCATGGGAGAAGATTTGATGGTCGAACGGTGGAGGCTTTCCTGGCAACGGGAAAGGAAAAGTTCAACAAATCAAAGGATGAGGAGAACCATGAGGACTCGGATTAG
- a CDS encoding hypothetical protein (TransMembrane:10 (o285-305i317-336o375-397i409-431o451-472i481-501o541-560i619-639o645-664i676-707o)~BUSCO:3906at5125), with amino-acid sequence MSSPLNFTPWRRRALSTASQRDNEQTQLPRDEPSTSPPQHGHSPNLPIARPSSTSSAAGHREPIRSFIHGSMRDSLAPIDSIQNARSVRQDTAELATYLLSDPKTQENSSVLQRARVSYQESIDSEVVDDSSIADNARSSKTILELPEPPSPDGNEDDLDADAGPSVLANLLKRSPPQSIAPDHPNEQHGDDHDEDSQAEQDQCRTSQAEDATEQTPLLARMTSGGRRSYSDLEGQKAQSKPSWFSGFVEVGHRMEERISVAVNPKKWDRQALWNNVILTPTSCLPAVSVGLLLNILDALSYGMILFPLGKPIFSHLGSAGISVFYVSTIVSQITFSSGSIFRGAVGSELIEVVPFFHNMASKITDIVGEENPDAVIATTIVSFSVSAMMTGLVFYLMGRFKVGYMVGFIPRHILIGCIGGVGWFLIATGFEVSARLDGSLQYNLDTLKQLSDPATVPLWVVPLVLAIILFYGQSKIASKFFLPLFILAIPLIFYFFVLALDTLHIDTLRDHGWIFEGPPSGEPWWYFYTLYKFHLVRWDAVIECVPAMLALTFFGILHVPINVPALALNCGEDHADLDKELRLHGYSNFLSGCFGSIQNYLVYANTVFFMRSGGNSRLAGYMLAAATFGVMVIGPSLIGYIPVMMVGTLIYDLGFELLLEALWLPRKKLKLAEYLTVVVIVLVMGIHDFVVGIGVGILLAFVSLILQTSRVSAIRGNYSGDIVTSTVRRNPSQQRYLHEVGRQIYIAKLTGYLFFGTIVSVEERIRALLEDSAFTAQPIKFLILDMWHVTGLDYSAGEAFNTISRLLDNKGVVLVLSGVDSETQLGRNLRAVGLGNDGIEVTMLPNLNSALESCENELLKTLYARQKEINSLRRISAQSAQNLDVPSNKSSGFSSFDPPFNSPRRNHLAEAARDTLSSIDVQRPKKWQSFKEPLRLLLQVFQGLSDKNEDFWFPATSYFSRREIPAGTVLFRRGEQANGFYLVERGIVRAEYDLPQGWLCESIVAGTTLGELPFFSETDRTATAVVERDCVVWLMDRDQWARIQKKEPEIGRELLKISLKLTSERMSAITSYILTTAG; translated from the exons ATGTCGTCGCCGCTCAACTTTACTCCTTGGAGGAGGAGAGCTTTGAGTACCGCTTCGCAGCGTGACAATGAGCAAACTCAATTGCCTCGTGACGAGCCCTCAACTTCTCCTCCGCAGCATGGTCACAGTCCTAATCTTCCAATTGCGAGACCGTCCTCGACCAGCTCTGCTGCTGGTCATAGAGAACCTATTAGGTCTTTCATCCATGGTTCTATGCGAGATAGCCTAG CGCCAATTGATAGTATTCAGAACGCTCGATCCGTCCGCCAGGATACTGCTGAGCTTGCGACCTACTTGCTCTCCGATCCCAAAACACAAGAGAACTCCTCCGTACTTCAGCGAGCAAGAGTCTCTTATCAGGAATCAATTGACTCCGAGGTTGTCGACGATTCGTCTATAGCTGACAATGCCCGTTCCTCGAAAACAATCCTCGAACTTCCCGAGCCGCCATCGCCAGATGGTAACGAAGATGACCTCGATGCGGATGCGGGGCCGTCGGTACTGGCCAACCTTCTCAAGCGATCTCCTCCTCAGTCTATTGCGCCAGACCACCCAAATGAACAACATGGAGACGATCATGATGAGGACAGCCAAGCAGAGCAGGATCAATGCCGAACTAGTCAAGCAGAAGATGCGACGGAGCAAACACCTCTGCTCGCACGCATGACTTCAGGCGGTCGGCGATCTTATTCTGACCTTGAGGGACAAAAGGCTCAGTCAAAGCCCTCATGGTTTAGTGGCTTTGTGGAAGTTGGTCACAGAATGGAAGAGAGGATATCGGTTGCTGTTAATCCTAAGAAGTGGGATCGCCAGGCGCTCTGGAACAATGTCATTCTCACACCAACTTCATGTCTTCCCGCTGTCTCTGTTGGTCTTCTACTCAACATTTTGGATGCTCTGTCATACG GAATGATTCTTTTCCCTCTTGGAAAGCCAATATTCTCCCATCTTGGATCTGCTGGAATTTCTGTCTTTTATGTTAGCACTATTGTTTCACAAATCACATTCTCATCTGGCAGTATATTCAGGGGCGCTGTCGGTTCAGAACTG ATCGAAGTCGTCCCCTTCTTTCACAATATGGCAAGCAAGATCACTGATATCGTTGGGGAAGAAAACCCCGATGCTGTGATTGCCACTACTATTGTGTCATTCTCTGTTAGCGCCATGATGACAGGACTTGTCTTCTATCTCATGGGCCGATTCAAAGTTGGTTACATGGTCGGGTTCATTCCCAGACATATCCTAATTGGCTGCATTGGAGGTGTCGGCTGGTTCCTGATCGCTACTGGCTTCGAGGTTTCCGCTCGACTCGATGGAAGTCTTCAGTACAACCTCGACACTCTGAAGCAGCTTTCTGACCCAGCCACCGTGCCTTTATGGGTTGTCCCCTTGGTTCTCGCCATCATACTATTTTATGGCCAATCCAAGATTGCGTCCAAGTTCTTTCTTCCGCTGTTCATCTTAGCGATCCCTCTGATTTTCTATTTCTTTGTACTCGCGTTGGATACGTTGCATATCGATACATTGCGTGACCATGGTTGGATCTTCGAGGGCCCTCCCTCTGGAGAACCATGGTGGTATTTCTACACCCTCTACA AGTTCCACCTTGTTCGCTGGGATGCAGTCATTGAATGTGTACCTGCCATGCTTGCTTTGACATTTTTCGGCATACTACATGTCCCAATCAACGTCCCTGCCTTGGCCCTTAACTGTGGTGAAGATCATGCTGATCTTGACAAAGAGTTGAGGCTTCATGGGTACTCCAACTTCTTGTCAGGTTGCTTTGGCAGCATTCAAAACTACCTCGTATATGCAAACACAGTCTTCTTTATGCGATCTGGAGGCAACAGTCGCCTTGCGGGTTACATGTTAGCCGCGGCGACGTTCGGCGTCATGGTCATTGGCCCATCTCTCATTGGGTACATCCCGGTCATGATGGTTGGCACTTTGATCTATGATCTTGGTTtcgagctgctgctcgaGGCTCTGTGGCTTCCGCGCAAAAAGCTCAAGTTGGCTGAATACTTGACTGTCGTTGTGATTGTCCTTGTCATGGGCATTCATGACTTTGTTGTCGGTATTGGTGTTGGTATTCTGTTGGCTTTTGTATCATTGATCTTGCAGACCTCCCGTGTCTCCGCCATCCGTGGAAACTACTCTGGCGATATAGTTACGTCTACTGTAAGGCGTAATCCGTCCCAGCAGCGTTACCTACACGAAGTCGGCCGACAAATCTACATCGCCAAACTCACAGGCTATCTTTTCTTCGGTACCATTGTCAGCGTGGAAGAGAGGATTCGGGCACTTTTGGAGGACAGCGCATTTACTGCACAACCTATCAAATTTCTCATTCTCGATATGTGGCATGTGACAGGGCTCGACTACTCTGCAGGCGAAGctttcaacaccatcagTCGATTACTTGACAACAAGGGTGTGGTTCTCGTCTTGAGTGGTGTTGACTCAGAGACCCAACTTGGCCGTAACCTGCGAGCCGTTGGACTCGGCAACGATGGCATTGAAGTCACAATGTTGCCGAATCTCAACTCTGCCCTCGAAAGTTGTGAGAATGAGCTGCTCAAGACTCTCTACGCTCGGCAGAAAGAGATCAATTCTTTAAGGCGTATATCTGCACAATCGGCGCAGAATTTGGATGTTCCCTCCAACAAGTCGTCTGGTTTCTCTTCATTCGATCCGCCTTTTAACTCGCCACGTCGCAATCATCTCGCGGAGGCCGCTCGTGATACTTTGAGTAGCATCGATGTACAACGTCCGAAGAAGTGGCAGAGTTTTAAGGAACCCCTTCGCCTCTTGCTTCAGGTTTTCCAGGGTCTGAGTGATAAGAACGAAGACTTCTGGTTCCCTGCAACCTCTTACTTCTCTCGACGTGAGATTCCAGCTGGAACAGTTCTTTTCCGACGTGGGGAACAAGCAAACGGATTCTACCTCGTTGAGCGTGGTATCGTGCGCGCAGAGTACGATCTCCCTCAAGGATGGCTGTGCGAAAGTATTGTCGCTGGAACGACCCTCGGTGAACTGCCCTTCTTCTCCGAGACTGACCGAACTGCGACAGCTGTTGTGGAAAGAGATTGTGTAGTCTGGCTGATGGACCGCGACCAGTGGGCAAGAATCCAGAAGAAGGAGCCAGAGATTGGAAGAGAGCTGTTGAAGATATCACTGAAGCTCACGAGTGAGAGAATGAGTGCCATCACTTCTTATATTTTGACGACAGCTGGCTAA
- a CDS encoding hypothetical protein (BUSCO:39834at5125): MPISPIITFKAGQCEVDTSSKPYKVKPQSEPGYIYLYSEDDLVHFCWRKRSEPLDNPELDLIMVPTDGSFTPYESATSSESASKIDGRIFVLKFSSSSQRYIFWLQSKPQSEDGDPAYYSPRDRKIGDIVHRLLQGDEVEVAEEMSTVRNDDQDDDEDEAMEDAENQRPREQRGSGGAGPDATGGDVREEGEGSREGGADGARAVSSSAPGTDASAAVRSFLDSLRGQSGLSGGQQQQQGTDKAYPYLNHLLPTSITVPMIDSAPEEFADTLISFLPPAVVVLASDSASAVDGKSDPPTATVEAAKASLSLNDKRTLLKKVLRSPQFNQALGSLTMAIRDGGLPSIADALGVKVQDGGYLRGSGMPLGGGQAVEAFVNGVKKTVEEEKK; the protein is encoded by the exons ATGCCAATCTCACCAATCATCACATTTAAGGCCGGCCAGTGCGAGGTTGAC ACCTCCTCCAAGCCCTACAAGGTGAAGCCGCAATCTGAGCCTGGTTATATCTACCTATACTCCGAAGATG ATCTTGTACATTTCTGCTGGCGCAAGCGCAGCGAGCCACTCGACAACCCCGAGCTGGACCTGATCATGGTTCCCACCGATGGCAGCTTCACCCCCTACGAATCCGCGACATCTTCTGAATCCGCCTCCAAGATTGATGGCCGCATTTTTGTTCTCAAGTTTTCGTCGTCCTCCCAACGATACATCTTCTGGCTACAGTCAAAGCCCCAGAGCGAGGATGGAGATCCAGCCTACTACAGTCCTCGTGATCGCAAGATCGGCGATATCGTCCATCGATTGCTACAGGGCGATGAAGTCGAGGTGGCCGAGGAAATGTCTACCGTCCGTAACGATGaccaagatgacgatgaggatgaggccATGGAGGACGCCGAGAACCAGCGCCCCCGAGAGCAACGAGGTAGCGGAGGTGCGGGACCTGATGCTACAGGAGGAGATGTCCGCGAGGAGGGCGAAGGCTCGCGAGAGGGTGGAGCGGATGGTGCTAGAGC GGTCTCTTCCTCAGCCCCTGGTACCGATGCCTCTGCTGCTGTAAGGAGCTTTCTAGACTCCCTTCGCGGTCAGTCGGGCCTCTCTGGCggacagcaacagcaacaaggTACAGATAAAGCGTACCCATACCTCAACCACCTGCTTCCTACCTCTATCACGGTACCAATGATCGACTCAGCTCCTGAGGAGTTTGCCGACACGTTAATCAGCTTCCTCCCGCCTGCTGTCGTCGTTCTTGCAAGTGACTCCGCCAGTGCTGTTGATGGGAAATCAGATCCGCCAACTGCGACTGTGGAGGCTGCCAAGGCATCCCTCTCACTCAACGACAAGCGAACGCTGTTGAAGAAGGTGCTGCGAAGTCCTCAGTTCAACCAGGCTCTGGGGAGCCTCACCATGGCTATTCGCGATGGTGGTTTGCCCAGCATTGCTGATGCTCTTGGTGTCAAGGTACAGGATGGTGGGTATCTACGGGGTAGTGGCATGCCTTTGGGCGGTGGTCAGGCTGTCGAGGCATTCGTGAATGGTGTGAagaagactgttgaggaggagaagaaatGA
- a CDS encoding hypothetical protein (BUSCO:50879at5125), whose product MGFTDLLSETGAHVLNSWLSTRSYIVGQSASQADVAAFKALSAAPDGQSYPHAARWYKHIASYESQFATLPGDASAPYSTYGPGTAEVTINPAKAPEKDEPAAAAAEDDDDVDLFGSDDEEEDAEAVRVREERLAEYRKKKEAKPKTIAKSVVTLDVKPWDDETDMAALEAAVRSIEKDGLTWGASKLVPVGFGVKKLQINLVVEDEKISVADLEEEIQEFEDYVQSTDVAAMQKL is encoded by the exons ATGGGCTTCACCGACCTCCTTTCCGAAACTGGAGCTCACG TGCTCAACAGCTGGTTGAGCACCCGCTCTTACATTGTTGG CCAATCTGCCTCTCAGGCTGATGTCGCTGCCTTCAAGGCTCTCTCTGCCGCTCCCGACGGCCAGAGCTACCCCCACGCCGCCCGATGGTACAAGCACATCGCCAGCTACGAGAGCCAGTTTGCCACCCTTCCCGGTGATGCTTCTGCTCCCTACAGCACCTACGGTCCTGGCACCGCTGAGGTGACCATCAACCCCGCTAAGGCCCCTGAGAAGGATGagcctgctgctgctgctgctgaggacgacgacgatgtcgACCTGTTCGgcagcgacgacgaggaggaggatgctGAGGCCGTCCGCGTCCGTGAGGAGCGTCTTGCTGAGTaccgcaagaagaaggaggccaAGCCCAAGACCATCGCCAAGTCCGTCGTCACCCTCGACGTCAAGCCTTGGG ATGACGAGACTGACATGGCTGCTCTCGAGGCTGCCGTTCGTTCTATTGAGAAGGACGGCCTGACCTGGGGTGCTTCCAAGCTCGTCCCCGTTGGTTTCGGtgtcaagaagctccagATCAACCTTGTTGTCGAGGACGAGAAGATCTCCGTCGCCGACCTTGAGGAGGAGATCCAGGAGTTCGAGGACTACGTCCAGTCCACTGACGTTGCTGCCATGCAGAAGCTGTAA
- a CDS encoding hypothetical protein (BUSCO:42488at5125) — MPQTIRSILGKSGRVTKPFKSSPPSGKCSNTMPRRPARKSKDQEADLFQDKLDDIGLSKVLEENLTLRDVVQAMRYIRARMFSPVPPTGFNSARTTEVLNYRASTAPLVTVGHLNAILRSPGKVERELAELVAKGVVRRVRVERRGGGGEALIETSDYEDMLNKASLSEDTRNSFKVFLKENPTTQVLYKDTLEGRQIDELIRMGFLTSSTPSTPESTLDIRPEDRTTLTSIHHVSRFASGTVSAVGGRNAIHLAGGGGGAPTLTRSCSTPSGHRIAVPGHGRHLKIATATVNWVREALRRTRWGEGPESWLKERFEGGGLYGPRWKEFWGVEWSWVLGEAVGLGVVEVFETGSVGRGVRALGG; from the coding sequence ATGCCACAAACAATAAGATCTATACTCGGCAAGTCTGGTCGAGTCACTAAGCCTTTCAAATCTTCACCACCCTCTGGCAAATGCTCAAACACAATGCCACGAAGACCAGCACGCAAATCAAAAGATCAAGAAGCAGACCTTTTCCAAGATAAACTCGATGACATAGGACTATCAAAAGTACTGGAAGAAAATCTCACACTCAGGGATGTCGTTCAAGCAATGCGATACATCCGAGCGCGGATGTTCAGTCCCGTGCCGCCAACGGGTTTCAACTCGGCTAGGACGACAGAAGTGCTCAACTATCGGGCCAGCACAGCTCCTCTTGTCACTGTAGGACATCTCAATGCGATTCTGCGGTCTCCAGGAAAGGTGGAGCGAGAACTTGCAGAACTGGTGGCAAAGGGTGTAGTGCGAAGAGTGAGAGTTGAGAGGCGTGGAGGCGGAGGCGAAGCATTGATAGAGACGTCGGACTACGAGGACATGCTCAATAAGGCATCCTTGAGTGAGGACACAAGAAACTCATTCAAGGTTTTTCTGAAAGAGAACCCTACCACACAAGTATTGTACAAGGATACCTTGGAAGGCAGGCAAATCGATGAGCTCATCCGAATGGGCTTTCTGACAAGTTCTACGCCATCAACGCCAGAAAGTACACTTGACATCCGGCCCGAGGATCGAACAACCCTGACCTCGATTCATCACGTTTCACGATTTGCATCTGGCACAGTATCTGCTGTTGGAGGACGAAACGCAATTCACCTCGCTGGCGGCGGTGGCGGCGCCCCGACACTTACACGATCATGTTCTACGCCATCTGGTCACCGGATCGCAGTACCAGGCCATGGACGACATCTCAAGATAGCAACAGCTACTGTTAATTGGGTACGAGAGGCCCTGCGGCGAACACGCTGGGGCGAAGGACCAGAAAGTTGGCTGAAGGAGCGGTTTGAGGGCGGCGGTTTGTATGGGCCAAGGTGGAAAGAGTTCTGGGGAGTTGAATGGTCGTGGGTTCTGGGAGAGGCAGTTGGGCTGGGAGTCGTGGAAGTGTTTGAGACAGGAAGCGTAGGAAGAGGAGTGAGAGCATTGGGTGGTTGA